In Paroedura picta isolate Pp20150507F chromosome 6, Ppicta_v3.0, whole genome shotgun sequence, one genomic interval encodes:
- the LOC143840384 gene encoding uncharacterized protein LOC143840384 isoform X2 — translation MRSEEARATENYFSLEINALFGLQRKSQDSFVFLLKSSVAYLTGCLLGEGGAPGWKISRRRLRLLPTPGTPQVRRRRRPQRGSEEPQAGCWTES, via the exons atgcgATCTGAAGAAGCCCGGGCAACAGAGAACTACTTCTCTTTAGAAATAAACGCTCTATTTGGGCTACAGCGGAAATCTCAAGACTCCTTTGTCTTTCTGCTCAAG agctctgtcgcctacctcacaggatgtctgttgggggaagg AGGTGCTCCTGGCTGGAAGAtaagccgccgccgcctccgactCCTTCCGACTCCCGGGACCCCGCaagtccgccgccgccgcagacCCCAGAGGGGCTCCGAGGAG CCCCAAGCAGGCTGCTGGACAGAATCGTAG
- the LOC143840384 gene encoding uncharacterized protein LOC143840384 isoform X4 has translation MRSEEARATENYFSLEINALFGLQRKSQDSFVFLLKSSVAYLTGCLLGEGGAPGWKISRRRLRLLPTPGTPQVRRRRRPQRGSEEI, from the exons atgcgATCTGAAGAAGCCCGGGCAACAGAGAACTACTTCTCTTTAGAAATAAACGCTCTATTTGGGCTACAGCGGAAATCTCAAGACTCCTTTGTCTTTCTGCTCAAG agctctgtcgcctacctcacaggatgtctgttgggggaagg AGGTGCTCCTGGCTGGAAGAtaagccgccgccgcctccgactCCTTCCGACTCCCGGGACCCCGCaagtccgccgccgccgcagacCCCAGAGGGGCTCCGAGGAG
- the LOC143840384 gene encoding uncharacterized protein LOC143840384 isoform X5 — translation MRSEEARATENYFSLEINALFGLQRKSQDSFVFLLKRCSWLEDKPPPPPTPSDSRDPASPPPPQTPEGLRGDLADTRPN, via the exons atgcgATCTGAAGAAGCCCGGGCAACAGAGAACTACTTCTCTTTAGAAATAAACGCTCTATTTGGGCTACAGCGGAAATCTCAAGACTCCTTTGTCTTTCTGCTCAAG AGGTGCTCCTGGCTGGAAGAtaagccgccgccgcctccgactCCTTCCGACTCCCGGGACCCCGCaagtccgccgccgccgcagacCCCAGAGGGGCTCCGAGGAG
- the LOC143840384 gene encoding uncharacterized protein LOC143840384 isoform X3, with product MRSEEARATENYFSLEINALFGLQRKSQDSFVFLLKRCSWLEDKPPPPPTPSDSRDPASPPPPQTPEGLRGAPSRLLDRIVGWERSRVG from the exons atgcgATCTGAAGAAGCCCGGGCAACAGAGAACTACTTCTCTTTAGAAATAAACGCTCTATTTGGGCTACAGCGGAAATCTCAAGACTCCTTTGTCTTTCTGCTCAAG AGGTGCTCCTGGCTGGAAGAtaagccgccgccgcctccgactCCTTCCGACTCCCGGGACCCCGCaagtccgccgccgccgcagacCCCAGAGGGGCTCCGAGGAG CCCCAAGCAGGCTGCTGGACAGAATCGTAGGCTGGGAAAGGAGCCGGGTGGGATGA
- the POU4F1 gene encoding POU domain, class 4, transcription factor 1 has translation MMSMNSKQPHFAMHPTLPEHKYPSLHSSSEAIRRACLPTPPLQSNIFASLDETLLARAEALAAVDIAVSQGKSHPFKPDATYHTMNSVPCTSTSTVPLGHHHHHHHHHHHQALEPGDLLEHISSPSLALMTGGGGGHEGGGGGGGATGGGGGGGGGGGGLISTSAHPHSHMHGLGHLAHPAAAAAMNMPSGLPHPGLVAAHHGGAAGQAAAAAAAAVGAAGLASICDSDTDPRELEAFAERFKQRRIKLGVTQADVGSALANLKIPGVGSLSQSTICRFESLTLSHNNMIALKPILQAWLEEAEGAQREKMNKPELFNGGEKKRKRTSIAAPEKRSLEAYFAVQPRPSSEKIAAIAEKLDLKKNVVRVWFCNQRQKQKRMKFSATY, from the exons ATGATGTCCATGAACAGCAAGCAGCCCCACTTCGCCATGCACCCCACCCTGCCCGAGCACAAGTACCCGTCGCTGCACTCCAGCTCCGAGGCCATCCGCAGAGCCTGCCTCCCCACGCCGCCG CTGCAGAGCAACATCTTCGCCAGCCTGGACGAGACGCTGCTGGCGCGGGCCGAGGCGCTGGCGGCGGTGGACATCGCGGTGTCGCAGGGCAAGAGCCACCCGTTCAAGCCGGACGCCACGTACCACACCATGAACAGCGTGCCCTGCACGTCCACGTCCACCGTGCCGCtgggccaccaccaccaccatcaccaccaccaccaccaccaggcgcTGGAGCCGGGCGACCTGCTGGAGCACATCTCCTCGCCCTCGCTGGCGCTCAtgaccggcggcggcggcggccacgaaggcggcggcggcggcgggggcgcgacgggcggcgggggcggcgggggcggcggcggcgggggcctGATCTCCACGTCGGCGCACCCGCACTCGCACATGCACGGCCTGGGCCACCTGGCGcacccggcggcggcggcggccatgaACATGCCGTcggggctgccgcacccgggccTGGTGGCGGCGCACCACGGCGGGGCGGCGggccaggcggcggcggcggcggcggcggcggtgggcgcGGCCGGCCTGGCGTCCATCTGCGACTCGGACACGGACCCGCGGGAGCTGGAGGCCTTCGCCGAGCGCTTCAAGCAGCGGCGCATCAAGCTGGGCGTGACGCAGGCCGACGTGGGCTCGGCGCTGGCCAACCTCAAGATCCCCGGCGTGGGCTCGCTGAGCCAGAGCACCATCTGCCGCTTCGAGTCGCTCACGCTGTCGCACAACAACATGATCGCCCTCAAGCCCATCCTGCAGGCCTGGCTCGAGGAGGCCGAGGGCGCGCAGCGCGAGAAGATGAACAAGCCCGAGCTCTTCAACGGCGGCGAGAAGAAGCGCAAGCGGACTTCCATCGCCGCGCCCGAGAAGCGCTCCCTCGAGGCCTACTTCGCCGTCCAGCCGCGGCCCTCCTCCGAGAAGATCGCCGCCATCGCCGAGAAATTGGACCTCAAAAAGAACGTGGTGCGCGTGTGGTTTTGCAACCAGAGACAGAAGCAGAAGCGGATGAAGTTCTCCGCCACCTACTAG